In Musa acuminata AAA Group cultivar baxijiao chromosome BXJ2-8, Cavendish_Baxijiao_AAA, whole genome shotgun sequence, one genomic interval encodes:
- the LOC135618702 gene encoding uncharacterized protein LOC135618702 isoform X2 → MASREMALLGIHLLLCWAAVSGAEYAKYKDPNQPVKWRIRDLMQRMTLAEKIGQMTQIERKVATPQIMKDFFIGSVLSGGGSVPAPRASAEAWVDMINEFQRGSLSTRLGIPMIYGIDAVHGNNNVYNATMFPHNIGLGATRDPELVKRIGAATALEVRATGIPYAFAPCIAVCRDPRWGRCFESYSEDHRIVQAMTDIILGLQGDVPENHAKGFPYVSGERKVVACAKHFVGDGGTHKGINENDTIIDPNGLFGIHMPAYLDAIAKGVATVMISYSSWNGVKMHTNRDLITGVLKNKLGFKGLVISDWEGLDRITSPPGANYTYSVEAGINAGIDMVMVPKRYKEFIGNLTFLVKNKFISMSRIDDAVRRILRVKFALGLFDKPLADHSLADQLGKKEHRELAREAVRKSLVLLKNGNSDDGPLLPLPKKAPRILVAGSHAHNIGYQCGGWTIEWYGGSGRITAVLCRHHDTGGHPIHGGPGDRGGVLREPRRGLAQRPRLLLRRRGGRRAPLR, encoded by the exons ATGGCGAGCCGAGAAATGGCGCTCCTGGGAATTCACCTCCTGCTATGCTGGGCCGCGGTCTCGGGAGCAGAGTACGCCAAGTACAAGGATCCGAACCAGCCGGTGAAATGGCGCATACGAGATCTGATGCAGCGGATGACGCTCGCTGAAAAGATCGGTCAGATGACGCAGATCGAAAGGAAGGTGGCGACGCCGCAGATCATGAAGGACTTCTTCATCG GTAGCGTGCTCAGTGGTGGCGGAAGCGTTCCTGCTCCTCGGGCCTCTGCCGAGGCCTGGGTGGACATGATCAACGAGTTCCAGAGAGGATCGCTGTCGACGCGGTTGGGGATTCCGATGATCTATGGGATCGACGCTGTTCATGGCAACAACAACGTCTACAATGCGACCATGTTCCCCCACAACATCGGTCTGGGAGCTACGAG GGATCCCGAGCTCGTGAAGAGGATTGGAGCCGCGACCGCCCTCGAAGTCAGGGCGACGGGCATTCCCTACGCGTTTGCGCCATGTATTGCG GTTTGCAGAGATCCGAGGTGGGGTCGGTGCTTCGAGAGCTACAGCGAAGACCACAGGATCGTGCAGGCGATGACGGACATCATCCTCGGCCTTCAGGGAGACGTGCCCGAGAACCACGCCAAGGGCTTCCCTTATGTCTCTGGAGA AAGGAAGGTGGTGGCCTGTGCCAAGCACTTCGTCGGAGACGGCGGAACACACAAGGGGATCAACGAGAACGACACGATCATCGACCCCAACGGGTTGTTCGGCATCCACATGCCTGCCTACCTCGACGCCATTGCCAAGGGCGTGGCCACCGTCATGATCTCTTACTCCAGCTGGAACGGAGTCAAAATGCACACGAACCGCGACCTGATCACGGGCGTCCTCAAGAACAAGCTGGGCTTCAAG GGATTAGTGATCTCGGACTGGGAGGGCCTCGACAGGATCACGAGCCCGCCCGGCGCAAACTACACTTACTCCGTCGAAGCTGGAATAAACGCCGGTATCGATATG GTGATGGTACCGAAGAGGTACAAGGAGTTCATCGGCAACCTGACGTTTCTGGTCAAGAACAAGTTCATCTCCATGAGCAGAATCGATGACGCCGTGAGGAGGATCTTGAGGGTGAAATTTGCTCTTGGCTTGTTCGACAAACCGCTGGCCGATCATAGCTTAGCTGATCAGCTCGGGAAAAAG GAACACCGGGAATTGGCAAGGGAGGCCGTAAGGAAATCGCTGGTGCTGTTAAAGAATGGGAACTCTGACGACGgcccgctgctgccgctgcctaaGAAAGCCCCCAGGATACTTGTGGCAGGAAGCCATGCCCATAACATAGGATACCAATGCGGCGGATGGACCATCGAATGGTACGGCGGCAGCGGAAGGATCACAGCCG TGCTCTGCAGGCACCACGATACTGGAGGCCATCCGATCCACGGTGGACCCGGCGACCGAGGTGGCGTTCTCCGAGAACCCCGACGCGGACTTGCTCAGAGACCACGACTTCTCCTACGCCGTCGTGGTGGTCGGAGAGCACCCCTACGCTGA
- the LOC135618702 gene encoding uncharacterized protein LOC135618702 isoform X1 has product MASREMALLGIHLLLCWAAVSGAEYAKYKDPNQPVKWRIRDLMQRMTLAEKIGQMTQIERKVATPQIMKDFFIGSVLSGGGSVPAPRASAEAWVDMINEFQRGSLSTRLGIPMIYGIDAVHGNNNVYNATMFPHNIGLGATRDPELVKRIGAATALEVRATGIPYAFAPCIAVCRDPRWGRCFESYSEDHRIVQAMTDIILGLQGDVPENHAKGFPYVSGERKVVACAKHFVGDGGTHKGINENDTIIDPNGLFGIHMPAYLDAIAKGVATVMISYSSWNGVKMHTNRDLITGVLKNKLGFKGLVISDWEGLDRITSPPGANYTYSVEAGINAGIDMVMVPKRYKEFIGNLTFLVKNKFISMSRIDDAVRRILRVKFALGLFDKPLADHSLADQLGKKEHRELAREAVRKSLVLLKNGNSDDGPLLPLPKKAPRILVAGSHAHNIGYQCGGWTIEWYGGSGRITAGTTILEAIRSTVDPATEVAFSENPDADLLRDHDFSYAVVVVGEHPYAETFGDSLNLTLAAPGPTTIQTVCGAVKCAVVLVTGRPVVIEPYLPVMDALVAAWLPGSEGQGVADVLFGDYEFTGRLPSTWFRSVDQLPMNVGDAHYDPLFPLGFGLTTEEPHISDM; this is encoded by the exons ATGGCGAGCCGAGAAATGGCGCTCCTGGGAATTCACCTCCTGCTATGCTGGGCCGCGGTCTCGGGAGCAGAGTACGCCAAGTACAAGGATCCGAACCAGCCGGTGAAATGGCGCATACGAGATCTGATGCAGCGGATGACGCTCGCTGAAAAGATCGGTCAGATGACGCAGATCGAAAGGAAGGTGGCGACGCCGCAGATCATGAAGGACTTCTTCATCG GTAGCGTGCTCAGTGGTGGCGGAAGCGTTCCTGCTCCTCGGGCCTCTGCCGAGGCCTGGGTGGACATGATCAACGAGTTCCAGAGAGGATCGCTGTCGACGCGGTTGGGGATTCCGATGATCTATGGGATCGACGCTGTTCATGGCAACAACAACGTCTACAATGCGACCATGTTCCCCCACAACATCGGTCTGGGAGCTACGAG GGATCCCGAGCTCGTGAAGAGGATTGGAGCCGCGACCGCCCTCGAAGTCAGGGCGACGGGCATTCCCTACGCGTTTGCGCCATGTATTGCG GTTTGCAGAGATCCGAGGTGGGGTCGGTGCTTCGAGAGCTACAGCGAAGACCACAGGATCGTGCAGGCGATGACGGACATCATCCTCGGCCTTCAGGGAGACGTGCCCGAGAACCACGCCAAGGGCTTCCCTTATGTCTCTGGAGA AAGGAAGGTGGTGGCCTGTGCCAAGCACTTCGTCGGAGACGGCGGAACACACAAGGGGATCAACGAGAACGACACGATCATCGACCCCAACGGGTTGTTCGGCATCCACATGCCTGCCTACCTCGACGCCATTGCCAAGGGCGTGGCCACCGTCATGATCTCTTACTCCAGCTGGAACGGAGTCAAAATGCACACGAACCGCGACCTGATCACGGGCGTCCTCAAGAACAAGCTGGGCTTCAAG GGATTAGTGATCTCGGACTGGGAGGGCCTCGACAGGATCACGAGCCCGCCCGGCGCAAACTACACTTACTCCGTCGAAGCTGGAATAAACGCCGGTATCGATATG GTGATGGTACCGAAGAGGTACAAGGAGTTCATCGGCAACCTGACGTTTCTGGTCAAGAACAAGTTCATCTCCATGAGCAGAATCGATGACGCCGTGAGGAGGATCTTGAGGGTGAAATTTGCTCTTGGCTTGTTCGACAAACCGCTGGCCGATCATAGCTTAGCTGATCAGCTCGGGAAAAAG GAACACCGGGAATTGGCAAGGGAGGCCGTAAGGAAATCGCTGGTGCTGTTAAAGAATGGGAACTCTGACGACGgcccgctgctgccgctgcctaaGAAAGCCCCCAGGATACTTGTGGCAGGAAGCCATGCCCATAACATAGGATACCAATGCGGCGGATGGACCATCGAATGGTACGGCGGCAGCGGAAGGATCACAGCCG GCACCACGATACTGGAGGCCATCCGATCCACGGTGGACCCGGCGACCGAGGTGGCGTTCTCCGAGAACCCCGACGCGGACTTGCTCAGAGACCACGACTTCTCCTACGCCGTCGTGGTGGTCGGAGAGCACCCCTACGCTGAAACCTTCGGAGACAGCCTCAACCTCACCTTGGCCGCTCCTGGTCCGACCACGATTCAGACGGTATGCGGCGCTGTCAAGTGCGCCGTGGTTCTCGTAACCGGCAGGCCGGTGGTGATCGAGCCCTACCTTCCGGTGATGGATGCGCTGGTGGCCGCTTGGCTGCCTGGTTCCGAGGGCCAAGGCGTTGCCGACGTCCTGTTTGGGGACTACGAATTTACGGGAAGGCTCCCCAGCACCTGGTTCAGGTCTGTGGACCAGCTTCCCATGAATGTCGGTGATGCACATTACGATCCCCTATTCCCCTTGGGCTTCGGCTTAACGACGGAGGAGCCTCACATCAGCGACATGTGA